A single region of the Pontimicrobium sp. SW4 genome encodes:
- a CDS encoding endonuclease/exonuclease/phosphatase family protein codes for MPAFPKPNFVYNFDLNAELQHLINHKVTRQVPEKSDDKLLIATWNIANLGLQDRWNEHYKLIAEIISWFDVIAVQETNDNLIGLNNIELELPNYYDVIFSDKGGNNERSVFIFNNEKVSLLQLIGEIAIPPKDYKHINLANVNSKFTGFDRNPYLCSFEWNNEKLIFITVHSFFGSEAKKDIERRALEAYAISRYADLRKNSKYAFSKNIITMGDFNIPKVEKGDQTYDALMKRGLKLPEHSTQIYSNINNDKQYDQIAFLPDLKSKIIAHGVFDFDNAIFPDLWQTNVSNFKKYLKYYVSDHRPMWIELEL; via the coding sequence ATGCCTGCGTTTCCAAAACCTAACTTCGTATATAATTTTGACCTCAATGCTGAGCTTCAACATTTAATTAATCATAAAGTCACGCGTCAAGTTCCAGAAAAGTCTGATGATAAATTACTCATTGCTACTTGGAATATTGCTAACCTCGGACTTCAAGATAGATGGAACGAACACTACAAACTTATTGCCGAAATTATTAGCTGGTTTGATGTGATTGCTGTTCAGGAAACCAATGATAATCTTATCGGTTTAAACAATATTGAGCTTGAATTACCTAATTACTACGATGTCATTTTTTCGGATAAAGGTGGGAATAATGAGCGTTCTGTTTTTATTTTTAACAATGAAAAAGTGAGTTTATTGCAACTTATTGGTGAGATAGCTATTCCTCCAAAAGATTACAAGCATATAAATCTTGCTAATGTTAATTCTAAATTTACTGGATTTGATAGAAATCCTTATTTATGTTCATTTGAATGGAATAATGAAAAGTTAATCTTTATTACTGTTCATTCGTTTTTTGGAAGCGAGGCTAAAAAAGACATTGAGCGTAGAGCCTTGGAAGCTTATGCTATATCTAGGTATGCAGATTTAAGAAAAAACTCAAAATATGCCTTTTCAAAAAACATTATTACTATGGGAGACTTTAATATTCCTAAAGTTGAAAAAGGAGATCAAACTTATGATGCACTAATGAAACGTGGTTTAAAGCTTCCTGAGCATTCCACACAAATTTATTCCAATATTAATAACGACAAACAATACGACCAAATAGCATTTCTACCAGATTTAAAATCTAAAATTATAGCCCATGGTGTGTTTGATTTCGATAATGCTATTTTCCCAGATTTATGGCAAACTAATGTCTCGAATTTTAAAAAATATTTGAAGTATTATGTTTCTGACCACAGACCAATGTGGATAGAGTTGGAATTGTAA
- a CDS encoding YciI family protein, translating into MKKTMLSIVILLIFVACKSETKDNPVVVEEPIENKGKSTKELKEELLAKGFELFDYVDEKKQDTIIMQKYFIAFLKKGPNRSQPEEEANNLQAAHMAHLGKMYELGYADISGPFDDDSDISGITIYNVPTFKMADSLANADPMVKAGRLVIEMHPWWAAKGFPLR; encoded by the coding sequence ATGAAAAAAACAATGTTAAGCATCGTAATTCTATTGATTTTTGTAGCATGTAAAAGTGAAACAAAAGACAATCCTGTAGTTGTTGAAGAGCCAATAGAAAACAAAGGAAAATCTACTAAAGAGTTAAAAGAAGAGCTATTAGCCAAAGGTTTTGAGCTTTTTGATTATGTAGATGAAAAAAAGCAAGACACTATCATCATGCAAAAGTATTTTATTGCGTTTTTAAAAAAAGGCCCAAACCGTTCTCAACCTGAAGAAGAAGCCAATAACCTTCAAGCAGCTCATATGGCTCATTTAGGTAAAATGTACGAGCTTGGTTATGCAGATATTTCAGGCCCTTTTGATGATGATAGTGATATAAGTGGTATTACCATTTACAATGTGCCAACTTTTAAAATGGCAGATAGTTTGGCTAATGCAGACCCAATGGTAAAAGCAGGACGATTAGTAATTGAAATGCATCCATGGTGGGCAGCAAAAGGATTTCCGTTGAGGTAG
- the pbpC gene encoding penicillin-binding protein 1C translates to MKKIISYIKRNKIKSAVVIMLLIAYYFCLPKQLFTDPTATVIESRDGELLGAIIAKDGQWRFPHNDSIPEKFKECLILFEDEYFYKHPGFNPISIYKALRDNMSSGEVKRGGSTLTQQTIRLSRKGKSRTYTEKIKEIILATRLELRYSKDNILAYYTSNAPFGGNVVGLDAASWRYFNRNANDLSWAESATLAVLPNAPSLIYPGKNQERLLKKRNTLLEKLLKNEVIDTLTYELSILEELPQKPYPLPQIAPHLLQNVAKSNYGKRIKTSIKKQEQEQTNAIVKNHYNQLRQNEIHNIAVLVLDVNTRKVVSYVGNAPTDKTHQNAVDVITKPRSTGSILKPFLYAAMLDAGDLLPNTLVADVPTQFGSYNPQNYSKEFDGAVTAKRALARSLNVPSVRLLQQFGLDRFYHYLKQLELKDIKKNANHYGLSLILGGAESNLWDLCKSYAAMAGTVNHFNENSSQYYTNEFLEPTFYADTEINFGNLNDEKIIFDAASIYLTFESMKEVNRPEGDENWQFFDSSKQIAWKTGTSFGFRDAWAIGVTKDYVVGVWVGNADGEGRPGLVGVQTAAPILFDVFDILSHSEWFSKPFDEMQEVDICSKSGYRASPNCNETETKFIQLSGLKTKPCPYHLLVHLDASEQYQVNSSCESLANIKNTSWFVLPPLMEYYYKSKNPFYKPLPPYRSGCVSEGAITMQFIYPKQSGKFFLPKDFDGNTNELILKIAHSKPETTVFWYLDNTFIGSTKAIHDMAILPKSGQHLITVVDEFGNEAKRLIEISE, encoded by the coding sequence ATGAAAAAAATAATAAGCTACATAAAACGTAACAAAATAAAATCAGCAGTAGTAATAATGCTGCTGATTGCTTATTATTTCTGTTTGCCAAAACAACTGTTTACGGACCCAACAGCAACGGTTATTGAAAGTCGGGATGGAGAATTGCTTGGTGCTATTATTGCTAAAGATGGTCAGTGGCGATTTCCTCATAACGATAGTATTCCTGAAAAATTCAAAGAATGTTTAATCTTGTTTGAAGATGAATATTTCTATAAACACCCTGGATTTAATCCTATCTCAATTTATAAAGCTCTAAGAGATAATATGAGTTCTGGTGAAGTGAAGCGAGGAGGAAGCACACTCACACAACAAACCATTCGTCTGTCTCGAAAAGGAAAATCAAGAACATATACTGAAAAAATCAAAGAGATTATCCTTGCAACAAGGCTTGAGTTAAGATATTCAAAAGACAACATTTTAGCTTACTACACAAGCAATGCACCTTTTGGTGGTAACGTCGTTGGACTTGACGCAGCCTCATGGAGATATTTTAATAGAAACGCTAACGACTTGTCTTGGGCAGAAAGCGCTACACTAGCAGTGTTGCCAAATGCACCAAGTTTGATTTATCCTGGAAAAAACCAAGAGCGTTTACTCAAAAAACGTAATACGCTTCTTGAAAAACTATTAAAAAACGAGGTTATTGACACCTTAACTTATGAATTATCAATTCTAGAAGAATTGCCTCAAAAACCCTATCCTTTACCGCAAATAGCGCCTCATTTATTGCAAAATGTTGCCAAAAGCAATTATGGAAAACGTATAAAAACATCTATTAAAAAACAAGAACAAGAACAAACCAATGCCATTGTAAAAAATCACTATAATCAATTACGCCAAAACGAAATTCATAATATTGCGGTCTTGGTTTTAGATGTCAACACACGAAAAGTTGTGTCGTATGTTGGCAATGCGCCAACCGATAAAACACATCAAAATGCAGTAGATGTCATAACCAAGCCACGAAGTACAGGAAGCATTTTAAAACCCTTTTTATATGCTGCTATGTTAGATGCTGGCGATTTATTACCAAATACTTTAGTTGCAGATGTACCAACGCAATTTGGAAGTTACAATCCGCAAAACTACAGCAAGGAATTTGATGGTGCAGTTACTGCCAAACGTGCTTTGGCTCGTTCGCTTAATGTACCTTCAGTAAGATTATTGCAACAGTTTGGTTTAGATAGATTCTACCATTATCTCAAGCAATTAGAATTAAAAGACATAAAAAAGAATGCCAATCATTATGGTTTATCCTTAATTCTTGGTGGTGCCGAAAGCAATCTTTGGGATTTATGTAAAAGTTATGCTGCTATGGCTGGAACCGTTAATCATTTCAATGAAAACTCAAGTCAGTATTATACAAACGAGTTTTTAGAGCCTACTTTTTATGCAGATACTGAAATAAATTTTGGTAACCTCAATGATGAAAAAATCATTTTTGATGCAGCTTCCATTTACCTCACGTTTGAAAGTATGAAAGAAGTAAATAGGCCTGAAGGCGACGAAAACTGGCAGTTCTTTGACTCCTCTAAACAAATAGCTTGGAAAACTGGTACAAGCTTTGGTTTTCGTGATGCTTGGGCCATTGGTGTCACTAAAGATTATGTAGTTGGTGTTTGGGTTGGCAATGCTGATGGTGAAGGTCGTCCAGGATTGGTTGGTGTACAAACTGCGGCGCCTATTTTATTTGATGTGTTTGATATTTTGTCTCATAGTGAATGGTTTAGCAAACCTTTTGATGAAATGCAAGAAGTGGATATTTGCTCAAAAAGTGGTTACAGAGCATCTCCTAATTGCAACGAAACAGAAACCAAGTTTATTCAACTTAGCGGTTTAAAAACCAAACCCTGCCCTTATCATCTGTTGGTGCACTTGGATGCCTCAGAACAATATCAAGTGAACTCTTCTTGCGAATCGTTAGCAAATATTAAAAACACATCGTGGTTTGTGTTGCCTCCTTTAATGGAATATTATTATAAGTCTAAAAACCCGTTTTACAAACCCTTACCTCCTTACCGAAGTGGTTGTGTGTCTGAAGGAGCTATAACCATGCAGTTTATCTATCCAAAACAATCTGGTAAGTTCTTTTTACCTAAAGATTTTGACGGAAACACGAATGAACTTATATTAAAAATAGCTCACTCAAAACCAGAAACAACCGTTTTTTGGTATTTGGATAACACTTTTATTGGCAGTACTAAAGCCATTCACGACATGGCTATTTTACCAAAATCTGGACAACACTTAATTACAGTTGTTGACGAATTTGGGAATGAAGCCAAGCGGTTAATTGAGATTTCGGAATAA
- a CDS encoding SH3 domain-containing protein: MKTIISLLVTIVAFGYVEAQDIQYVNAENGLIVREKPSQGAIKVGMLDYGTAIEITEHTNLKLDVVDGGTKLTGEWVKVRGIDAYEFFEEGYVFNGYLTEEKLEKRFKTTYDEFTVTIEGVTEKERIKGEINPDFNGVLFFKLNDNETLEGKTVRVKHHQEFRTIEVFQKHENSIAISDDKSHCDIINWQHYYSSWKPLKTISSNKKFEALPISEKEASRFIDVNIEELKTVVNDACGETWSDAIKDAASLNDYPTKVVVSKLYLRILMTDIDGYKTEKIIIFEVPLNSQTKKESYAKL; encoded by the coding sequence ATGAAAACAATAATAAGTTTATTAGTAACAATTGTAGCATTTGGCTACGTAGAAGCACAAGACATTCAATACGTTAATGCCGAAAACGGATTAATAGTAAGAGAAAAACCAAGTCAAGGCGCCATAAAAGTTGGTATGTTGGACTATGGAACAGCAATAGAAATTACCGAACACACCAATTTAAAACTCGACGTTGTCGATGGTGGCACAAAACTTACTGGTGAATGGGTAAAAGTAAGAGGTATTGACGCTTACGAATTCTTTGAAGAAGGCTATGTTTTTAATGGTTATTTAACCGAAGAAAAACTAGAAAAGCGATTTAAAACAACTTATGATGAGTTTACTGTTACCATTGAAGGCGTTACAGAAAAGGAAAGAATAAAAGGAGAAATTAATCCAGACTTTAATGGCGTATTGTTCTTTAAGCTAAATGATAATGAAACATTAGAAGGTAAAACTGTTAGAGTGAAACATCATCAAGAATTTAGAACTATTGAAGTATTCCAAAAGCATGAAAACAGCATTGCAATTTCTGATGATAAATCGCACTGCGATATCATTAACTGGCAGCATTACTACTCTAGCTGGAAGCCTTTAAAAACCATTTCAAGCAATAAGAAGTTTGAAGCTTTGCCAATTTCAGAAAAAGAAGCAAGCAGATTTATAGACGTAAATATTGAAGAATTAAAAACGGTTGTTAACGATGCGTGTGGCGAAACTTGGAGTGACGCTATAAAAGATGCTGCCTCTTTGAATGACTATCCTACAAAAGTTGTGGTAAGCAAACTATATTTACGCATTTTAATGACAGATATTGATGGCTATAAAACAGAGAAGATAATTATCTTTGAAGTACCACTTAATAGTCAAACAAAAAAAGAGTCTTATGCAAAACTTTAA
- a CDS encoding endonuclease domain-containing protein has translation MSEIHNQKHLEERRKELRKNLTPAEATLWKSLQRKQLKGRKFRRQHSIQNFIVDFYCASERLIVELDGAVHLDFAQQNYDLERTDILENLGLKVIRFENRLIFENLSEVLEEIICHFKTTSSSE, from the coding sequence ATGAGTGAAATCCATAATCAAAAACATCTTGAAGAGCGCAGGAAAGAACTTAGAAAAAATCTAACTCCTGCCGAAGCAACCTTATGGAAATCATTACAAAGAAAACAACTAAAAGGAAGAAAATTTAGAAGACAACACAGTATTCAAAATTTTATAGTTGATTTTTATTGCGCTTCTGAGAGATTAATAGTAGAACTCGATGGTGCTGTTCATTTAGATTTTGCACAACAAAATTATGATTTGGAAAGAACTGATATTCTTGAAAATCTTGGACTCAAAGTAATTCGGTTTGAAAATCGGTTGATATTTGAGAATTTATCCGAAGTATTAGAAGAAATCATCTGTCATTTTAAAACCACCTCGTCTTCTGAATAA
- a CDS encoding antibiotic biosynthesis monooxygenase, with translation MQNFKPYYAVIFTSTLTKNNEGYSEMAQKMEDLAKTQSGFLGIDSAREDVGITVSYWESLEAIKTWKQHSEHLIAQQKGREQWYSWYNTKICKVEREYEFNNI, from the coding sequence ATGCAAAACTTTAAACCATACTACGCAGTAATATTTACATCCACTTTAACTAAAAACAATGAAGGCTATAGTGAGATGGCACAAAAAATGGAAGATTTAGCCAAAACCCAATCTGGATTTTTGGGTATTGATAGTGCACGAGAAGATGTAGGTATTACAGTGAGTTATTGGGAAAGTTTAGAGGCTATAAAGACATGGAAACAACATTCAGAGCATTTAATAGCACAACAAAAAGGGCGTGAGCAATGGTACAGTTGGTACAACACCAAAATTTGCAAAGTAGAGCGTGAATACGAGTTTAATAATATATAA
- a CDS encoding MG2 domain-containing protein — protein MQLKKSLVVFLLTIVAFSCKQKETQTNNLFKFKDYINYTTSGLVSVTSPITINLVKTVDGWKPNEEVLTNVVSISPKVSGKLISKSSNQLVFIPENSLQPDTEYSVRVNLKDIYETMPKGFENYTFQFKTIRPNFSVITNDLQSYSKEWQYIQGVIKLADVVNLEDAKTLIGASQNNKDLSIKWDESIEKARIFEFKIDSIHRDIDDSKVTINWNGKSINANNKGENTIAIPGINNFSIVDVKVEQSPEQYLSINFSDPLKKQQNFDGLVTLEGVTNPKYIVDGNVLKVYTDSRVVGDIQVDVFQGIRNTDDFKLRTPFSESISFEALKPQVRLITGAGILPNSQDLRFNFEAVNLKAVDVRIIKIFEDNILQFLQDDNIGSNSDYSIKRVGRRIAKKTIPLIKDETINTGKWKAYSIDLSEYFKADAGAIYRVELSFNKDYSLYNCENNEANSENEDYYEDEYYSDESLAESSDEDLREEQYWDNVVYNYKRYSYNWRERDNPCHDAYYNQERMVSGNLMASNLGAIVKRGTNNSFHFAVTNILNTNTEANAKVTLYNFQQQPLASKITDADGFTIIDSDTNAYFALVEKGNNTTYVKLNEGNSLSLSKFDVSGKTLQRGLKGFIYGERGVWRPGDSLHLTFMLNDNANPLPKGHPVKMEVTDANGKLAYRNITQNGLNNVYSFSVPTSPEDKTGNWNAKVSVGGANFYKTLKVETVKPNRLKIKLDFEDEVLSITKPLQSKLSVNWLHGAPAKNVKAEIKAKFSTTSTGFETYPKYVFSDPTRSFNTEEITIFEGNVNAEGIANVNKKLNVGANAPGMLNVSFLTRAFENGGDFSIDAFGKKYAPYKSFVGLRSPKGNAYGSFYTDENQTFEIVVVDAKGKPIQRNNLEIKVYKTEWRWWWNSSYDDLASYESSSYHTPFTSSTVNTNAKGEANFNINIPDDESGRYLIRVYDKESGHATGRVAYFYRNWWQRNSGNDKEAAKMLVFAADKETYTIGEEAKVTFPSGTEGRALISIENGTEVLSTKWVKTQKGETIASIPITKEMTPNVYINISLLQPHAVTENDLPIRLYGVIPIMVEDKSTILEPQISMPNVLRPEQNITVKVSEKNNKAMTYTVALVDEGLLDLTRFKTPNGWDELYAREALGVKTWDIFDDVIGAYTGSIDQVFEIGGDGSASEGKKKKANRFKPVVKFLGPFELKAGETKAHNIKIPKYIGSVRTMIVAGDSKNAAYGSVDKTTPVKKPLMVLATLPRKLSPGEKVTLPVTIFAMENNIKNVNISLKLSDGISIIGNKTQQLTFAKPDEQMAYFKLDVSKAKGINTLEVMASGHGETSSYQVEIDVMNPNPYSTKATDFVLEGNTSQTIDVETFGEIGTNSASVEFSTLPPMDFAGRLQYLIRYPHGCVEQTTSGVFPQLYLSDIFDLTFEKKKTIENNVKSGIKRLSHFQRPNGGLSYWSGQNNVNDWGTSYAGHFMIEAEKKGYVLPLTFKSNWVQYQKQAAKAWRPSYKYYRSDVAQAYRLYTLALAGQPDLASMNRLKEFSELSNDAKWRLAAAYALAGQPEAAKAISATANIEFSSVQYDYYTYGSVDRNRAMALETMVILKDSKTRDMAELVAKRLSSSQWMSTQSTSYSLLAMAKMVNENGGKDLSLTFKLNNGNQEIIDTKNAISQRDLNINDGNNQIVVNNTKNNTIYARVMTSGKLPLGKEISEQRGLKVYLTYKDSQGNTIDITKLQQGQDFVASIQVTNQKNEPINDVALTQIFPSGWEIVNTRFTAFGEAATNQADYTDIRDDRVNFYFNLNKSSNDGSTKTFNVLLNASYLGTYYLPGTQAEAMYDNDYFVRTKGQWIEVIK, from the coding sequence ATGCAGCTAAAAAAATCTCTTGTCGTTTTCCTTCTCACAATAGTTGCTTTTTCATGTAAGCAAAAAGAAACTCAAACTAATAATCTTTTTAAATTCAAGGATTATATTAACTACACAACGTCTGGGTTGGTTTCTGTTACAAGTCCAATAACTATCAATCTTGTAAAAACTGTAGATGGTTGGAAACCTAACGAAGAGGTTTTAACAAATGTAGTAAGTATTTCACCTAAAGTCTCTGGAAAACTCATCTCTAAAAGTAGCAATCAGCTTGTGTTTATTCCTGAAAATTCCCTACAACCTGATACTGAATACTCAGTAAGAGTTAATCTTAAAGATATTTACGAAACTATGCCGAAAGGTTTTGAAAATTATACGTTTCAGTTTAAAACCATAAGACCAAATTTTTCGGTTATCACCAACGATTTACAATCTTATAGTAAAGAATGGCAATATATTCAAGGTGTTATTAAACTAGCAGATGTAGTAAACCTAGAAGATGCTAAAACACTTATTGGAGCTTCTCAAAACAACAAAGACCTTTCTATAAAATGGGATGAATCTATTGAAAAAGCTCGAATATTTGAATTTAAAATAGATAGCATTCATCGTGATATTGATGACTCAAAAGTAACCATCAATTGGAACGGAAAATCCATCAATGCCAATAATAAAGGCGAAAACACCATTGCCATTCCAGGTATTAACAACTTTTCGATTGTAGATGTAAAAGTAGAGCAATCACCTGAGCAATATTTATCCATTAATTTTTCCGACCCATTAAAAAAGCAACAAAATTTCGACGGTTTAGTAACATTAGAAGGCGTTACAAACCCAAAATATATTGTGGATGGTAACGTATTAAAGGTTTATACAGATTCACGTGTGGTTGGTGATATTCAAGTCGATGTGTTTCAAGGCATACGAAATACTGACGATTTTAAACTAAGAACACCTTTTTCAGAATCTATTTCTTTTGAAGCGCTAAAACCTCAGGTTAGACTTATTACAGGAGCAGGAATTTTACCTAATTCACAAGATTTAAGATTCAATTTTGAAGCGGTTAATCTTAAAGCGGTTGATGTGCGTATCATTAAAATTTTCGAGGATAACATCCTTCAGTTTTTACAAGACGATAACATTGGCAGTAACAGCGATTATAGTATTAAACGTGTTGGACGACGCATTGCAAAGAAAACCATTCCGCTTATAAAAGATGAAACTATAAACACAGGAAAATGGAAAGCCTACAGCATTGACTTATCTGAATATTTCAAGGCAGATGCTGGAGCCATATATCGTGTTGAATTAAGCTTTAACAAAGACTATTCACTTTACAATTGCGAGAATAATGAAGCTAACTCTGAAAATGAAGACTATTATGAAGATGAATATTATAGTGATGAATCGTTGGCTGAAAGCTCAGATGAAGACCTTCGCGAAGAACAATATTGGGATAACGTTGTTTACAATTATAAGCGCTATTCGTATAACTGGAGAGAACGAGATAATCCTTGTCATGATGCATACTATAATCAAGAACGTATGGTTTCTGGCAATCTCATGGCCTCAAATCTTGGTGCAATTGTAAAAAGAGGTACTAACAATTCGTTTCATTTTGCAGTCACCAATATTTTAAACACCAATACTGAAGCGAATGCAAAAGTAACATTGTATAACTTCCAGCAGCAACCACTTGCTTCAAAAATAACTGATGCTGATGGCTTCACTATTATAGATTCAGATACCAATGCTTACTTTGCTTTAGTTGAAAAAGGAAATAACACGACTTATGTAAAACTCAACGAAGGGAACTCGCTATCCTTAAGTAAGTTTGATGTCTCTGGAAAAACATTACAACGTGGATTAAAAGGCTTTATTTATGGCGAACGTGGTGTTTGGCGACCAGGAGATTCGTTACACTTAACCTTCATGTTAAACGATAATGCCAACCCTTTACCAAAAGGACATCCAGTAAAAATGGAAGTCACTGATGCAAATGGAAAGCTAGCCTACAGAAATATTACACAAAACGGATTGAATAATGTATATAGCTTTTCTGTACCAACATCGCCAGAAGATAAAACAGGAAATTGGAACGCTAAAGTTTCCGTTGGTGGCGCAAACTTTTATAAAACATTAAAAGTTGAAACCGTTAAACCCAACCGTTTAAAAATTAAACTGGATTTTGAAGACGAGGTACTTTCAATCACAAAACCATTACAAAGTAAACTCAGCGTTAATTGGCTTCATGGTGCACCTGCTAAAAACGTCAAGGCTGAAATAAAAGCAAAATTTAGCACAACTTCAACTGGATTTGAAACCTATCCAAAATATGTGTTTAGTGATCCAACACGTTCATTCAATACAGAAGAAATTACCATTTTTGAAGGTAATGTAAATGCTGAAGGTATCGCAAACGTGAATAAGAAATTAAACGTTGGCGCCAATGCTCCAGGAATGTTAAACGTATCATTCTTAACCAGAGCATTTGAAAATGGAGGTGATTTTTCTATTGATGCGTTTGGTAAAAAGTATGCGCCTTATAAATCGTTTGTTGGTCTGCGTTCGCCAAAAGGAAATGCGTATGGCTCGTTTTATACAGATGAAAATCAAACATTTGAAATCGTAGTTGTTGATGCCAAAGGAAAACCTATACAACGCAATAATCTTGAAATAAAAGTTTATAAAACTGAATGGCGTTGGTGGTGGAATTCCTCTTATGATGATTTAGCTTCCTATGAATCATCAAGCTATCACACACCTTTTACGAGTAGTACAGTCAATACAAATGCGAAAGGCGAAGCCAATTTCAACATCAATATTCCAGATGATGAAAGTGGTCGTTACCTTATTCGCGTGTATGACAAAGAAAGTGGTCATGCTACAGGACGCGTTGCTTATTTCTACAGAAATTGGTGGCAACGCAATTCTGGAAACGACAAAGAAGCCGCAAAAATGTTAGTCTTTGCTGCTGATAAAGAAACCTATACAATTGGTGAGGAAGCTAAAGTTACATTTCCTTCTGGAACCGAAGGTCGTGCATTAATTAGTATTGAAAATGGTACAGAAGTACTTAGTACAAAGTGGGTGAAAACTCAAAAAGGTGAAACCATTGCAAGCATTCCTATTACTAAAGAAATGACACCCAATGTGTATATCAATATTTCTTTGTTGCAACCTCATGCAGTCACCGAAAATGATTTACCTATTAGGCTATATGGCGTAATTCCAATTATGGTGGAAGATAAAAGCACGATTCTAGAACCTCAAATTTCTATGCCAAATGTGTTGCGTCCAGAGCAGAATATCACTGTGAAAGTCAGCGAAAAAAACAACAAAGCAATGACTTATACTGTGGCGTTGGTTGATGAAGGCTTACTGGATTTAACACGTTTTAAAACACCAAATGGTTGGGACGAACTTTACGCTCGTGAAGCACTTGGCGTAAAAACTTGGGATATTTTTGATGACGTGATTGGTGCTTACACTGGAAGCATCGACCAAGTGTTTGAAATTGGTGGAGATGGCTCTGCTTCCGAAGGCAAAAAGAAAAAAGCCAATCGCTTTAAACCAGTGGTAAAATTTTTAGGCCCTTTTGAGCTTAAAGCAGGAGAAACCAAAGCGCACAACATAAAGATTCCAAAATACATTGGCTCTGTTCGTACCATGATTGTGGCTGGAGATTCTAAAAATGCAGCGTATGGTAGTGTAGATAAAACAACACCTGTTAAAAAGCCATTAATGGTACTCGCTACCTTGCCTCGCAAATTAAGTCCTGGTGAAAAAGTAACACTTCCTGTGACTATTTTTGCTATGGAAAACAACATTAAAAATGTCAATATCAGTTTAAAATTGAGTGATGGCATTTCAATCATTGGTAATAAAACTCAACAACTCACTTTTGCAAAACCTGATGAGCAAATGGCATATTTTAAATTGGATGTTAGCAAAGCAAAAGGGATTAATACTCTTGAAGTGATGGCTTCTGGACATGGTGAAACATCGTCATATCAAGTAGAAATTGATGTAATGAATCCAAATCCATATAGCACCAAGGCAACCGATTTTGTTTTGGAAGGCAACACATCTCAAACTATAGATGTTGAAACCTTTGGTGAAATTGGAACTAATAGCGCAAGCGTTGAGTTTTCAACTTTGCCTCCAATGGATTTCGCTGGAAGATTGCAATATTTAATTCGCTATCCACATGGCTGTGTTGAGCAAACTACCTCTGGTGTGTTTCCGCAATTATATCTTTCAGATATTTTCGATTTAACTTTTGAAAAGAAAAAAACTATTGAAAATAATGTGAAAAGTGGTATTAAAAGATTGTCTCATTTTCAAAGACCTAATGGTGGTTTATCCTATTGGAGTGGTCAAAACAATGTTAATGATTGGGGAACGTCGTATGCTGGACACTTTATGATTGAAGCAGAGAAAAAGGGTTATGTATTACCATTAACCTTTAAGAGCAATTGGGTACAATATCAAAAACAAGCTGCTAAAGCGTGGCGACCAAGCTATAAATATTACAGAAGTGATGTCGCTCAAGCCTACAGACTCTATACCTTGGCATTAGCTGGACAACCAGATTTGGCATCGATGAACCGATTAAAGGAATTTTCAGAATTAAGTAACGATGCTAAATGGCGATTAGCTGCTGCTTATGCACTTGCTGGACAACCTGAAGCTGCAAAAGCGATTTCAGCCACAGCAAATATAGAATTTAGTAGCGTGCAATATGATTATTACACTTATGGTTCGGTTGATAGAAATAGAGCTATGGCACTGGAAACCATGGTCATCCTTAAAGATTCCAAAACTCGTGATATGGCTGAATTAGTTGCAAAACGTTTGTCATCAAGTCAATGGATGAGTACGCAATCTACTTCATATAGTCTATTGGCTATGGCAAAAATGGTCAACGAAAATGGTGGCAAAGATTTGAGCCTAACATTCAAACTTAATAATGGTAACCAAGAAATTATTGACACTAAAAATGCCATTTCACAACGTGATTTAAACATCAACGATGGTAATAATCAAATTGTGGTCAACAATACAAAAAACAATACCATTTATGCTCGTGTGATGACTTCTGGAAAATTGCCATTAGGAAAAGAAATTTCAGAGCAAAGAGGATTAAAAGTCTATTTGACTTATAAAGATTCACAAGGCAATACCATAGATATTACTAAGTTACAACAAGGTCAAGATTTTGTTGCAAGCATACAAGTTACTAACCAGAAAAATGAACCAATCAACGATGTGGCACTCACCCAAATTTTCCCTTCCGGATGGGAAATAGTAAATACGCGTTTTACTGCATTTGGAGAGGCAGCCACGAATCAAGCTGATTATACAGATATTAGAGATGACCGCGTAAATTTCTATTTCAATCTGAATAAAAGCTCGAATGATGGAAGCACAAAAACCTTTAATGTGCTGTTAAACGCTTCGTATTTAGGAACCTATTATTTACCAGGAACACAAGCCGAAGCGATGTATGATAATGACTATTTCGTGAGGACGAAAGGTCAGTGGATTGAAGTAATTAAATAA